A genomic region of Phragmites australis chromosome 2, lpPhrAust1.1, whole genome shotgun sequence contains the following coding sequences:
- the LOC133896393 gene encoding RHOMBOID-like protein 1, whose amino-acid sequence MPRLGETAVVPIDVDGGGGGGGQDRSKSPRHRSHGPGHHGRHGPHHQHRSRPPPPPPPEFRPFRRWFPFLVPLFIAANIVLFVLTMYINDCPAHAEAAGAAIGGSVGESATAQGCWLAPELGRFAFQSFKENPLVGPSSATLLKMGALETSKVTKDHEGWRLITCIWLHAGVVHILANMLSLLLIGIRLEKEFGFMRIGTLYVLSGVGGSLLSALFMVSNISVGASGALFGLLGSMLSELITNWTIYENKFAALLTLVMIIVINLAVGILPHVDNFAHLGGFISGLFLGFVLLMRPQFGYINQKNSPLGFPMGTTKRKFKTYQIILWVIATVILISGFTIGLVLLLKGFNASEHCSWCHYLSCVPTSKWSCKAPNNYCMSSQLGNQLNLTCQSTGKAATYVLNNPNNTEAIKNLCIGLCS is encoded by the exons atgCCGCGGCTGGGCGAGACGGCTGTGGTCCCCATTGAcgtggacggcggcggcggaggtgggggCCAGGACCGGTCCAAGAGCCCGCGCCACCGGAGCCATGGCCCCGGGCACCACGGCCGCCACGGGCCGCACCACCAGCACCGgagccgcccgccgccgccgccgccgccggagttcCGGCCGTTCCGGCGGTGGTTCCCGTTCCTGGTGCCGCTGTTCATCGCCGCCAACATCGTCCTCTTCGTCCTCACCATGTACATCAACGACTGCCCCGCCCACGCCGAGGCCGCCGGTGCCGCGATAGGGGGATCCGTCGGCGAGAGCGCCACCGCGCAGGGGTGCTGGCTGGCGCCGGAGCTCGGGAGGTTCGCGTTCCAGTCATTCAAGGAGAACCCACTCGTCGGTCCCTCCTCAGCGAC GCTGTTGAAAATGGGGGCGCTAGAAACCAGTAAAGTTACCAAAGATCACGAAGGCTGGCGCCTCATTACATGCATTTGGTTGCATGCTGGAGTTGtccacatacttgctaataTGTTGAGTCTCCTATTGATTGGAATCAGGCTCGAGAAAGAATTTGGTTTCA TGAGGATTGGTACGCTGTATGTGCTCTCTGGGGTTGGTGGTAGCTTGCTGTCTGCTCTGTTTATGGTGTCAAATATATCTGTTGGTGCTTCAGGTGCACTATTTGGACTATTGGGCTCCATGCTGTCAGAGCTGATAACGAATTGGACGATATATGAGAATAAG tttgCAGCATTATTGACTCTAGTAATGATCATTGTCATCAACTTAGCTGTTGGGATCCTTCCACACGTTGACAACTTTGCTCACCTCGGTGGATTTATATCAGGGttatttcttggttttgtgCTGCTAATGCGCCCGCAGTTTGGATACATTAACCAAAAGAACTCTCCTCTTGGATTTCCCATGGGCACAACTAAACGGAAGTTCAAGACATATCAAATCATACTTTGGGTTATCGCTACAGTGATATTAATTTCTGG GTTCACCATTGGCTTGGTGTTGTTACTTAAAGGGTTCAATGCTAGCGAGCACTGTTCTTGGTGCCATTACCTGAGCTGTGTGCCTACTTCAAAGTGGAGCTGCAAAGCACCAAACAACTATTGCATG TCTTCACAGCTTGGAAATCAATTAAACCTGACATGTCAAAGCACTGGAAAGGCAGCAACATATGTTCTCAACAATCCAAACAACACGGAAGCAATTAAAAACCTATGTATTGGCCTTTGCAGTTAA
- the LOC133896383 gene encoding protein IWS1 homolog 1-like, which translates to MDDPYIDEDGEPLMDPDARDPSPEPQPYDDLEDDLGGDWTRDRSPTPVHGDDGGAGSSSRPRKRLLKKGGGGGGEGMPGDDGLEDWGLEDADADADPDPEAAAAAAENKRNGSSSLRDLARGGGKEKKEKKRRREDDGRERDKGTVREKRGFGGRGSGGGAGHQDQDEDGEREIQELWDTIAGGDSEDDQEGVRNVDDDNFIDDSGVDPADRYGSDNDRHSPRHYPQAEEGEEDDEIERLFKGGKKKKKNDRPRADIGLIVEQFIAEFEVAAEEDANLNRQSKPAIIKLMKLPLLIDVLSKKNLQQEFLDHGVLTLLKNWLEPLPDGSLPNMNIRSAVLKLLSDFPIDLEQYDRREQLKKSGLGKVIMFLSKSDEETTANRKLAKELVDKWSRPIFNKSTRFEDMRRYDDERAPYRRPQMKKPSSSSSGMESRDDDLDADFSQRRSGQSSARQHASRPEASPLDFVIRPQSKIDPEHIRARAKQAVQDQRRLKMNKKLQQLKAPKKKNLQASKLSVEGRGMIKYL; encoded by the exons ATGGACGACCC CTACATCGACGAGGACGGGGAGCCGCTCATGGACCCCGACGCGCGGGACCCCTCCCCCGAGCCGCAACCTTACGACGACCTCGAGGACGACCTCGGCGGCGACTGGACCCGCGACCGATCCCCGACCCCCGTCCACGGAGACGACGGCGGGGCGGGGTCCTCCTCCAGGCCCCGGAAGCGCCTCCTTAAGAagggcgggggcgggggaggCGAGGGTATGCCCGGCGACGACGGGCTGGAGGACTGGGGGTTGGAGGACGCGGACGCGGACGCGGACCCGGACccggaggccgcggcggcggcggcggagaatAAGAGGAATGGCTCGTCGTCGCTGAGGGACCTCGCGAGGGGCGGGGgcaaggagaagaaggagaagaagaggaggagggaggacgaCGGCCGGGAGAGGGACAAGGGGACagtgagggagaagaggggctTCGGAGGGAGGGGCTCTGGCGGTGGGGCTGGGCACCAGGATCAGGATGAGGATGGGGAGAGGGAGATCCAGGAGCTCTGGGATACTATTGCCGGCGGTGACTCAGAG GATGACCAAGAAGGTGTTAGAAATGTAGATGATGATAATTTCATTGATGATAGTGGGGTTGATCCAGCTGATCGTTATGGCAGTGATAATGATCGACATTCTCCTCGACATTATCCACAG GCAGAGGAGGGTGAAGAGGATGATGAAATTGAGCGACTCTTCAAGGGTggtaagaagaagaagaagaatgatcGCCCACGTGCAGATATTGGTCTTATAGTGGAACAATTCATTGCTGAGTTTGAGGTAGCAGCTGAAGAGGATGCAAACCTGAATAGGCAATCAAAGCCGGCCATTATTAAACTGATGAAGCTTCCACTGCTCATAGATGTTCTCTCTAA GAAGAATCTTCAGCAGGAATTTCTTGATCATGGGGTGCTCACTCTTCTAAAAAACTGGCTTGAGCCCTTACCTGATGGAAGCTTGCCAAATATGAATATTCGATCTGCTGTGCTGAAACTATTATCTGAT TTTCCCATTGACTTGGAACAATATGACAGAAGAGAGCAGCTTAAGAAAAGTGGTCTGGGAAAG GTTATTATGTTTTTGTCAAAATCTGACGAGGAGACTACTGCGAACAGAAAACTGGCTAAGGAACTGGTTGATAAATGG AGTCGACCAATATTCAACAAGAGCACGAGATTTGAGGATATGAGGAGATATGACGATGAAAGAGCCCCTTACAGGCGACCTCAAATGAAGAA GCCTTCGTCAAGTAGCTCTGGAATGGAATCCAGAGACGATGATCTTGATGCTGACTTCTCTCA ACGTAGGTCTGGGCAAAGCAGTGCAAGGCAGCATGCTTCTAGGCCAGAAGCCTCGCCTTTGGACTTCGTCATTCGTCCACAGTCCAAAATTGATCCTGAGCATATAAGGGCTCGTGCTAAGCAGGCTGTCCAGGACCAGCGCCGGCTGAAG ATGAACAAGAAACTGCAGCAGCTCAAAGCGCCCAAGAAGAAAAACCTTCAGGCGTCGAAGCTCAGCGTGGAAGGCCGAGGGATGATCAAGTACCTGTAG